In Hevea brasiliensis isolate MT/VB/25A 57/8 chromosome 13, ASM3005281v1, whole genome shotgun sequence, a single genomic region encodes these proteins:
- the LOC110637857 gene encoding photosystem I reaction center subunit psaK, chloroplastic: MAASMTTTLPQFNGLKPQFSVAPVKSLAVAQPMRRKGNGALGARMDFIGSPTNLIMVTTTSLMLFAGRFGLAPSANRKATAGLKLEARDSGLQTGDPAGFTLADTLACGSVGHILGAGIVLGLKNLGAL; encoded by the exons ATGGCAGCCTCTATGACGACCACTCTCCCACAATTCAATGGGTTAAAACCCCAGTTCTCAGTTGCCCCTGTAAAATCCCTG GCAGTAGCTCAACCCATGAGGAGGAAGGGAAATGGAGCACTGGGTGCCCGCATGGATTTCATTGGTTCTCCCACAAATTTG ATAATGGTGACCACAACAAGCCTAATGCTATTTGCTGGGAGATTTGGGTTGGCTCCATCAGCAAATAGGAAGGCAACTGCAGGATTGAAGCTTGAAGCCAGGGATTCTGGGCTGCAAACTGGTGATCCAGCTGGTTTCACTCTTGCTGATACATTGGCTTGTGGATCTGTTGGCCATATTCTGGGTGCTGGGATTGTTCTTGGTCTTAAGAACCTTGGAGCTCTGTAA
- the LOC110638304 gene encoding glucan endo-1,3-beta-glucosidase 13 isoform X1 has translation MRKKIWILLCLLFLECFLVLGVEAMVQEKAEATIPVTTLSPPEGNTTFLGGTTWCVALAGVSQIDLQNALDWACGLGMADCSAIQEGGSCFEPDTLLSHASYAFNNYYQQNGNSDVACNFGGTGSLTKTNPSYGKCNYAASGLGFLHSSAPPLSKCIRKIVWWKFLGILLLLYLRS, from the exons ATGAGAAAGAAGATATGGATTTTACTGTGTCTTTTGTTCCTGGAATGCTTTCTGG TGTTGGGAGTGGAGGCAATGGTGCAAGAGAAGGCAGAAGCAACAATTCCAGTGACAACATTATCACCTCCAGAAGGCAACACGACATTCCTTGGGGGCACCACATGGTGCGTGGCTCTTGCAGGTGTGTCTCAAATTGATCTGCAGAATGCATTAGACTGGGCCTGTGGGCTAGGCATGGCAGATTGCTCTGCAATCCAGGAGGGTGGATCCTGTTTTGAACCTGACACTCTGCTTTCTCATGCCTCTTACGCTTTCAACAACTATTACCAGCAAAATGGCAATTCTGATGTTGCTTGCAATTTTGGAGGAACTGGCAGCTTAACCAAAACTAACCCTA GTTATGGAAAATGCAACTACGCTGCATCTGGATTGGG ATTTCTTCACTCGTCAGCACCTCCATTGTCCAAGTGCATACGAAAAATTGTATGGTGGAAGTTTCTTGGGATTTTGCTGCTTTTGTACTTGAGAAGCTGA
- the LOC110638304 gene encoding glucan endo-1,3-beta-glucosidase 13 isoform X2, giving the protein MRKKIWILLCLLFLECFLVLGVEAMVQEKAEATIPVTTLSPPEGNTTFLGGTTWCVALAGVSQIDLQNALDWACGLGMADCSAIQEGGSCFEPDTLLSHASYAFNNYYQQNGNSDVACNFGGTGSLTKTNPNFFTRQHLHCPSAYEKLYGGSFLGFCCFCT; this is encoded by the exons ATGAGAAAGAAGATATGGATTTTACTGTGTCTTTTGTTCCTGGAATGCTTTCTGG TGTTGGGAGTGGAGGCAATGGTGCAAGAGAAGGCAGAAGCAACAATTCCAGTGACAACATTATCACCTCCAGAAGGCAACACGACATTCCTTGGGGGCACCACATGGTGCGTGGCTCTTGCAGGTGTGTCTCAAATTGATCTGCAGAATGCATTAGACTGGGCCTGTGGGCTAGGCATGGCAGATTGCTCTGCAATCCAGGAGGGTGGATCCTGTTTTGAACCTGACACTCTGCTTTCTCATGCCTCTTACGCTTTCAACAACTATTACCAGCAAAATGGCAATTCTGATGTTGCTTGCAATTTTGGAGGAACTGGCAGCTTAACCAAAACTAACCCTA ATTTCTTCACTCGTCAGCACCTCCATTGTCCAAGTGCATACGAAAAATTGTATGGTGGAAGTTTCTTGGGATTTTGCTGCTTTTGTACTTGA